Proteins encoded together in one Camelina sativa cultivar DH55 chromosome 9, Cs, whole genome shotgun sequence window:
- the LOC104715423 gene encoding cyclin-dependent kinase G1-like produces the protein KKKKKKLYFASLIEEFEKKLHHDELFPLWLFRSIDIFWIPFPDSPSGGVEVSRSCVAVVVDRTRGFNSRQGGGGRDAERRHQTKRPIEADDDRRWRDGRRGDSEKRPRLVSQRGEVREEYRVQKRRKCSPFASEREDNKVVRAPLCENIIITNQFVDVTAATRKISSEDHHVNVLSPEPVSTVSVLPVEAQLDGQHPFDDLEEGQLEDEQQVVQAPNIATSKWATCLESPKDVITDVVKNSRWNRSSLSPESGELLSEGRRSNLSGSGSGRRSVEPISAHEHSEHELGSRIDMGVGEAECSTSDFTESEIDEPASSEIGLSMLAGSRDVNEYQKLSKINEGTYGVVYKAKDRKTEEIVALKMIKMNLEDEYGFPLTSLREINILLSCNHPSIVNVKEVVVGNGASVFMVMEHLEHDLRGVMDRMKQPFSTSEVKCLMIQLLEGVKYLHSNWIIHRDLKPSNLLLNNSGELKICDFGMARQYGSPIKPYTQLVVTQWYRSPELLLGTKEYSTAVDMWSIGCIMAELLSLKPLFRGKSQNDIDQLQQIFAVLGTPSETSWPGFTSLPGAKAKFRKQPYNLLRKKFPAVSFTGAPILSELGFDLLNRLLNCDPEKRLTVDEALSHGWFDEAPLQKSKEFMPTFASKRN, from the exons ATTCGCCGTCCG GAGGAGTTGAGGTTTCGAGAAGTtgtgttgctgttgttgttgatcgtACTCGTGGTTTTAATTCACGTCAAGGTGGTGGTGGTAGAGACGCTGAGAGGCGTCATCAAACTAAAAGACCCATTGAAGCAGATGATGATCGCAGGTGGAGAGATGGGCGACGTGGTGACTCTGAGAAACGACCACGCTTGGTTTCTCAAAGAGGAGAGGTTCGAGAGGAGTATCGTGTTCAGAAGAGGAGAAAGTGTTCTCCTTTCGCGTCGGAGAGAGAAGATAATAAAGTGGTTCGAGCTCCACTTTGtgagaatattattattactaaccAGTTTGTTGATGTTACTGCTGCTACCAGGAAGATATCTTCTGAGGATCATCACGTCAATGTTTTGTCACCTGAGCCTGTATCTACAGTGTCAGTGCTGCCGGTAGAAGCTCAATTGGACGGGCAACATCCGTTTGACGATCTTGAGGAGGGCCAGTTGGAGGATGAGCAGCAGGTGGTTCAGGCACCTAATATTGCGACGTCTAAGTGGGCCACGTGTTTGGAATCTCCAAAGGATGTAATAACTGATGTTGTCAAGAATAGTAGATGGAACAGGAGCAGTTTGTCTCCTGAGAGCGGGGAATTGTTATCGGAAGGAAGGAGGTCCAATCTATCTGGGTCTGGTAGCGGACGTCGCAGTGTAGAACCCATTAGTGCCCATGAACATTCAGAGCATGAGTTGGGGAGTCGTATTGATATGGGTGTTGGTGAAGCAGAGTGTTCTACTTCTGATTTTACTGAGTCAGAAATTGATGAACCAGCTTCCTCTGAGATAGGTTTGAGCATGTTAGCTGGTAGTAGAGATGTTAACGAATATCAGAAGCTTAGTAAGATAAATGAAGGCACTTATGGGGTTGTCTACAAAGCTAAGGACAGGAAGACAGAAGAGATAGTGGCACTCAAAATGATTAAGATGAATTTGGAAGATGAATATGGATTCCCGTTGACGTCTTTGAGGGAAATCAACATtcttttgtcttgcaatcacccATCGATTGTGAATGTTAAGGAAGTTGTGGTGGGAAATGGAGCTAGTGTTTTTATGGTCATGGAACACTTAGAACATGATTTAAGGGGAGTAATGGACAGGATGAAACAGCCTTTTAGCACTAGTGAGGTAAAATGCCTGATGATACAGCTGTTGGAGGGTGTCAAATACCTCCATAGCAACTGGATTATCCACAGGGATTTGAAGCCATCGAATCTTCTATTGAATAACAGTGGGGAGCTGAAAATATGCGATTTTGGAATGGCTCGCCAATATGGGAGTCCTATAAAGCCTTACACCCAGTTGGTGGTTACACAGTGGTACAG GTCTCCAGAACTTCTTCTAGGAACAAAAGAGTATTCAACTGCAGTTGATATGTGGTCGATTGGGTGCATTATGGCTGAATTGCTGTCTCTAAAACCTCTTTTCCGAGGGAAAAGTCAGAATGACATTGACCAGCTTCAACAG ATCTTTGCGGTTCTTGGGACACCAAGCGAGACAAGCTGGCCTGGATTCACATCGTTACCAGGAGCAAAAGCCAAGTTTCGTAAACAACC GTACAATTTACTGCGTAAGAAATTTCCTGCTGTATCTTTTACTGGAGCTCCAATTCTGTCAGAGTTGGGATTTGATTTGTTGAACAGATTACTGAATTGTGACCCAGAGAAGCGACTAACAGTTGATGAGGCTCTTAGCCATGGTTGGTTTGATGAAGCACCTCTTCAGAAATCCAAGGAGTTCATGCCTACATTTGCTTCAAAACGTAACTGA